In one window of Caballeronia sp. TF1N1 DNA:
- a CDS encoding DedA family protein/thiosulfate sulfurtransferase GlpE has translation MLRELIIEYGLPLVFANVLLECLGLPLPALPTLVLTGAIAVTASLGKSGLTAMFPASAFAPLVAIVVVASTAALLGDTLWFWLGRRYGSRVLGVLCKLSISRDTCVNRSLDFFGRFGVRILAVSKFIPGLSTLAIPVAGATGVGFGTFLFCDALGAVLWSGLGVTFGAMFADLVDKALALLDWLGRGVLAIAVVVLALYLGARWWRRVTLLRRLRMARIEVAELRALLASEPRPLVIDVRRGERRAMDPYAIPGALLLDHGGIAAQLAGIERDLKIVTYCDCPNEVSAALAAKDLIAHGFDDVAPLFGGLEAWRAAGHAVEPIALEGTMPNALHAAKAPSV, from the coding sequence ATGCTACGCGAGCTGATCATCGAATACGGGCTGCCGTTGGTTTTTGCCAACGTTCTGCTGGAATGCCTCGGTCTGCCGCTGCCAGCCTTGCCCACATTGGTTCTGACGGGCGCCATCGCAGTCACCGCGAGCCTCGGAAAGAGCGGTCTCACGGCCATGTTTCCCGCCTCCGCATTCGCGCCGCTCGTCGCTATCGTGGTGGTCGCAAGCACCGCCGCGTTGCTCGGCGACACACTCTGGTTCTGGCTCGGACGCCGTTATGGCAGCCGCGTGCTGGGCGTTCTGTGCAAGCTTTCCATCTCGCGCGACACGTGCGTGAACCGCAGTCTCGACTTCTTCGGCCGCTTCGGCGTGCGTATTCTCGCGGTATCCAAGTTCATCCCCGGCCTTTCCACGCTGGCCATTCCCGTGGCGGGCGCGACCGGCGTCGGCTTCGGCACCTTTCTGTTTTGTGACGCACTCGGCGCGGTCCTTTGGTCGGGACTCGGCGTGACGTTCGGCGCGATGTTCGCCGATCTCGTCGATAAGGCGCTCGCCCTGCTCGACTGGCTCGGTCGCGGCGTCCTGGCAATCGCGGTCGTCGTGCTCGCGCTTTATCTCGGCGCGCGCTGGTGGCGGCGCGTCACGTTGTTGCGACGCCTGCGCATGGCGCGCATCGAGGTTGCGGAGTTGCGCGCGTTGCTTGCGAGTGAACCACGGCCGCTCGTCATCGATGTTCGTCGCGGCGAGCGTCGCGCGATGGACCCGTATGCCATTCCGGGCGCGCTGCTGCTCGATCACGGCGGCATCGCGGCGCAGCTTGCGGGCATCGAGCGCGATCTCAAGATCGTGACCTACTGCGATTGTCCGAACGAAGTATCCGCGGCGTTGGCGGCAAAAGACCTGATCGCGCATGGTTTCGACGATGTCGCGCCGCTCTTCGGCGGTCTCGAAGCATGGCGCGCCGCCGGTCACGCGGTCGAACCGATCGCGCTCGAAGGCACGATGCCCAACGCCTTGCATGCGGCCAAAGCGCCGTCTGTCTAG
- a CDS encoding HU family DNA-binding protein, with protein sequence MNKQELIDAVAAQTGASKAQTGETLDTLLEVIKKAVSKGDAVQLIGFGSFGSGKRAARTGRNPKTGESIKIPAAKTVKFTAGKAFKDAVNKR encoded by the coding sequence ATGAACAAACAGGAATTGATCGACGCCGTAGCCGCTCAGACCGGCGCAAGCAAAGCTCAAACCGGCGAAACGCTGGACACCCTGCTCGAAGTGATCAAGAAGGCTGTCTCGAAAGGTGACGCAGTGCAGTTGATCGGCTTCGGCAGCTTCGGTTCGGGCAAGCGCGCAGCGCGCACCGGCCGTAATCCGAAGACGGGCGAGTCCATCAAGATTCCGGCCGCAAAGACGGTGAAGTTCACGGCTGGCAAGGCATTCAAGGACGCAGTGAACAAGCGGTAA
- a CDS encoding GTP-binding protein — protein sequence MNSTPLPVTVISGFTGAGKSALVNAMLANDEGVRVGAVSVAHEADPVEAIERDIAALAEQQRFDAIVVELPPFVNPLDIAEQLAFGDDEQATLGGQAVLDTFVTVIDAASFLRDYASTDSLAQRGLASHDEAHDEGRTVVESLIEQIEFCDVIVINKIDLVDEEALETLASILHALNPRALQVQTQSGKAPIADVLDTNRFDLDNTASAPGWLAILNDEHPSNGEPDASGVGHLVYRARRPFHPQRLWELLHREWTDVLRAKGFFWLATRSEVGGALSQAGGTLRHGPAGVWWAAQDRSEWPTDDPELEADIVAEWFGDPDDNSVGDRRQELVLIGLDLDVATWDANFDACLLTDEEWLLGSDGWRHLNDPFPAWDIDDHEHEHGDDDHEHGPDCGCDGHTH from the coding sequence ATGAACTCAACGCCACTCCCAGTCACCGTGATTTCCGGATTCACCGGCGCGGGAAAGTCCGCGCTCGTCAATGCCATGCTCGCCAACGATGAAGGCGTGCGCGTTGGCGCCGTTAGCGTCGCCCACGAAGCGGACCCGGTCGAAGCAATCGAGCGAGACATCGCAGCGCTTGCCGAACAGCAGCGATTCGATGCGATCGTCGTCGAGCTGCCGCCGTTCGTGAACCCGCTCGATATCGCGGAGCAACTTGCTTTCGGCGACGACGAGCAAGCGACGCTCGGCGGTCAGGCCGTGCTCGATACCTTCGTCACTGTGATCGATGCGGCGAGCTTCCTGCGCGATTACGCATCGACGGATTCGCTCGCGCAACGCGGCCTTGCATCGCACGATGAGGCGCACGACGAAGGCAGGACGGTGGTCGAGTCGCTCATCGAGCAGATCGAATTCTGCGATGTCATCGTGATCAACAAGATCGACCTCGTCGACGAAGAAGCGCTCGAAACGCTCGCGAGCATTCTTCATGCGCTCAATCCGCGCGCGCTTCAGGTGCAGACGCAGTCAGGCAAGGCGCCCATAGCCGACGTGCTCGATACGAACCGCTTCGATTTGGACAACACGGCAAGCGCGCCTGGCTGGCTCGCGATTCTCAACGACGAGCATCCGTCGAACGGCGAGCCGGATGCGTCGGGTGTCGGGCATCTCGTCTATCGCGCGCGCCGGCCTTTTCATCCGCAAAGGCTGTGGGAACTGCTGCATCGCGAATGGACGGACGTGTTGCGCGCCAAGGGATTCTTCTGGCTCGCCACGAGAAGCGAAGTGGGCGGGGCGTTGTCGCAAGCGGGCGGGACGCTGCGGCATGGTCCGGCGGGCGTGTGGTGGGCGGCGCAGGATCGCAGCGAATGGCCAACGGACGATCCCGAGCTCGAAGCGGATATCGTCGCGGAATGGTTCGGTGACCCGGATGACAACAGCGTTGGCGATCGCAGGCAAGAGCTGGTGCTGATCGGCCTCGATCTCGACGTGGCGACATGGGACGCCAACTTCGATGCATGCTTGCTCACCGACGAGGAATGGCTGCTCGGCTCGGACGGCTGGCGGCATCTGAACGATCCGTTTCCTGCATGGGATATCGACGATCACGAGCATGAACACGGCGATGACGATCACGAGCACGGTCCGGATTGCGGCTGCGACGGCCACACGCACTAA
- a CDS encoding lytic transglycosylase domain-containing protein, producing the protein MKRFLRLLAMASGVMLAAASAHADCFDEAAKYQKVNPLILRAIAWQESHNKPDAINKNANGSTDYGLMQINSIHLNTLAQYGISSGTLMEPCKAVYVAAWHLRQKMNKYGNSWQAVGAYHSETPALRDKYSSQIIDILRRWKLLQASK; encoded by the coding sequence ATGAAGAGATTCCTGCGATTACTTGCGATGGCCAGCGGCGTGATGCTCGCGGCTGCTTCCGCACACGCCGACTGCTTCGACGAGGCGGCGAAGTATCAAAAGGTCAATCCGCTCATCTTGCGCGCCATCGCCTGGCAGGAATCGCACAACAAACCCGACGCCATCAACAAGAACGCCAACGGCTCGACCGACTACGGTCTGATGCAGATCAACTCGATTCATCTCAACACGCTGGCTCAATACGGTATCTCCAGCGGCACGCTGATGGAACCCTGCAAGGCCGTGTACGTGGCCGCATGGCATCTGCGCCAGAAGATGAACAAGTATGGCAATTCGTGGCAGGCCGTCGGTGCTTACCATTCCGAAACACCCGCATTGCGCGACAAGTATTCCTCGCAGATCATCGATATCCTGCGTCGCTGGAAGTTGCTTCAGGCTTCCAAGTAA
- the gspD gene encoding type II secretion system secretin GspD has protein sequence MALRRIATALLAAGLIVAQAAHAQVTLNFVNADIDQVAKAIGAATGKTIIVDPRVKGQLNLVSENPVPEDQALKTLQASLRMQGFALVQDHGVLKVVPEADAKLQGVPTYVGNSPAARGDQVITQVFQLRNESANNILPVLRPLISPNNTIAAYPGNNTLVVTDYADNVRRIAGIIAGIDTAAGREVDLVQLKNANAIDVADQMNKLLDPGTIGSTDATLKVVVTADPRTNSLMFRASSSARLEAAKTLAKKLDSPTSQPGNMHVVALRNADATRLARTLRGMMGKGNGSSNDNSSSNSNSNSSNSFGQSGGLGNSSNSTGTSGVPPLPGGFGGNSSSGSGSNPMSGSGGNRDSGFSSNKDSDNGNDSGGGMIQADSATNSLIITAADPVYRNLRAVIDQLDARRAQVYIEALIVELSATTGANLGIQWQGLLLSNGGNNAVYGSTSFGSGNTNIFDLTVQGAAVAQNTSAITASTGLLANGLNIGLLHRFGNLFGLGGLLQALSTSADANILSTPNLITLDNEEAKIVVGQNVPVVTGSYATPTANAATSVTAFNTFDRRDVGVTLHVKPQITDGGVLKMQIYQEDSSVDATTKTDPGGVTINTRSVQSTILADDGEIVVLGGLMQDQYNNNNSKIPLLGDIPFIGSLFRSESKTRTKTNLMVFLRPVIVRDQATASQIANTRYDYMRQQQYGSTTDNRLIRDQNVPVMPPKPLGPSEGGGAPAQNLLDWSNLTRGTPSTTLPQDPNAGPAPQPYQQAPQRSELPQPQQPPYGNAPTNYAVPNNQPSTTPLDNSSSNSNSSSGARP, from the coding sequence ATCGCACTGCGTCGCATCGCGACGGCACTGCTGGCGGCGGGACTTATCGTCGCGCAAGCCGCGCACGCGCAAGTGACATTGAATTTCGTCAACGCCGATATCGACCAGGTCGCAAAGGCGATCGGCGCCGCCACTGGCAAGACAATCATCGTCGATCCCCGGGTGAAGGGGCAGTTGAACCTCGTCTCGGAAAATCCGGTACCCGAGGATCAGGCGCTGAAGACATTGCAAGCCTCACTGCGCATGCAGGGTTTTGCGCTGGTGCAGGATCACGGTGTATTGAAAGTCGTGCCCGAGGCCGACGCCAAGCTGCAGGGCGTGCCGACCTATGTCGGCAACTCGCCTGCCGCGCGAGGCGATCAGGTCATCACGCAGGTGTTCCAGTTACGCAATGAATCGGCCAATAACATTTTGCCGGTGTTGCGCCCGCTGATCTCGCCGAACAACACCATCGCGGCCTATCCCGGCAACAACACGCTCGTGGTCACCGACTACGCCGACAACGTGCGGCGGATCGCCGGAATCATCGCGGGTATCGATACCGCCGCCGGGCGCGAGGTGGACTTGGTCCAGCTGAAGAACGCGAACGCGATCGACGTGGCCGACCAGATGAACAAGCTGCTCGACCCCGGCACGATCGGCAGCACGGACGCCACGCTCAAGGTCGTCGTCACCGCCGACCCGCGCACCAACTCGCTGATGTTCCGCGCTTCCAGCAGCGCGCGGCTCGAAGCCGCGAAAACGTTAGCGAAGAAGCTGGACTCGCCGACTTCGCAGCCGGGCAACATGCACGTCGTGGCGTTGCGCAACGCCGACGCCACGCGTCTTGCCAGAACCCTGCGCGGCATGATGGGCAAGGGCAACGGCAGCAGCAACGACAACTCGTCGAGCAATTCGAACTCGAACTCGTCGAATTCGTTCGGCCAGAGCGGCGGGCTCGGCAATTCGTCGAACTCCACCGGCACGTCGGGCGTGCCGCCGTTGCCAGGCGGTTTTGGCGGCAACAGCAGTTCGGGCAGCGGCAGTAACCCGATGTCGGGATCGGGCGGCAATCGCGACAGCGGTTTCTCGTCGAACAAGGACAGCGACAACGGCAACGACTCGGGCGGCGGCATGATCCAGGCGGATTCGGCGACGAATTCGCTCATCATCACCGCAGCGGACCCGGTCTATCGGAACCTGCGCGCCGTGATCGACCAGCTCGACGCGCGCCGCGCGCAGGTCTATATCGAAGCGCTGATCGTCGAGCTCTCGGCCACCACCGGGGCCAATCTTGGCATTCAATGGCAGGGTCTGCTGCTTTCGAACGGCGGCAACAACGCGGTGTACGGCAGCACGAGCTTCGGCTCGGGCAATACCAACATCTTCGATTTGACCGTGCAGGGCGCAGCCGTCGCGCAAAACACGTCGGCGATCACCGCTTCGACGGGTCTTTTGGCGAACGGCCTGAACATTGGCTTGCTGCACCGCTTCGGCAATCTGTTCGGTCTCGGCGGTCTCTTGCAGGCGTTGTCCACGTCCGCCGACGCCAACATCCTCTCCACGCCAAACCTGATCACGCTCGACAACGAGGAAGCGAAAATCGTCGTCGGCCAGAACGTGCCGGTGGTAACGGGCTCCTACGCCACGCCGACCGCCAACGCCGCGACGTCGGTGACGGCGTTCAACACGTTCGACCGCCGCGACGTCGGCGTGACCTTGCACGTCAAGCCGCAGATCACCGACGGCGGCGTGCTCAAGATGCAGATCTATCAGGAAGATTCGAGCGTCGATGCCACGACCAAGACCGATCCGGGTGGCGTGACCATCAACACGCGCTCCGTGCAGTCGACCATTCTCGCGGACGATGGCGAAATCGTCGTGCTGGGCGGCTTGATGCAGGATCAGTACAACAATAACAACAGCAAGATTCCGCTTCTGGGCGACATCCCGTTCATCGGCAGCCTGTTCCGCAGCGAAAGCAAGACGCGCACGAAGACCAACCTGATGGTGTTCTTGCGCCCAGTGATCGTGCGCGATCAGGCGACGGCTTCGCAGATCGCCAACACGCGCTACGACTACATGCGCCAACAACAATACGGCTCGACCACGGACAACCGCCTGATTCGCGATCAGAACGTGCCGGTCATGCCGCCGAAGCCGCTTGGACCGAGCGAAGGCGGTGGCGCCCCGGCCCAGAATCTGCTGGACTGGAGCAACCTGACGCGCGGTACGCCGAGCACGACGCTGCCCCAGGACCCGAACGCGGGTCCTGCGCCGCAGCCGTATCAGCAAGCGCCGCAGCGTTCGGAGTTGCCGCAGCCGCAGCAGCCGCCGTACGGCAATGCGCCAACCAATTACGCGGTGCCCAACAATCAGCCGAGCACCACGCCGCTAGATAACAGTTCGAGCAATTCGAACAGTTCGTCAGGAGCACGGCCGTGA
- the gspE gene encoding type II secretion system ATPase GspE, with protein MNTLNAEADRTNLAHNAEAPAAASPLAARLVPYSFARTGQILLAHQHADNIEVWISERTSDAALAEVARNFGALSIQRKSADELAAAINSAYARNDGSAAQVVGEVEGEVDLSRLMQDIPEVEDLLESEDDAPIIRMINALLTQAAREQASDIHIEPFENASVVRFRVDGTLRDVVRPKKALHGALISRIKIMAQLDIAEKRLPQDGRITLRVGGRPVDVRVSTLPTGHGERAVLRLLEKDAQRLNLEKLGMARDTLVNFDKLIGRPHGIVLVTGPTGSGKTTTLYAAMSRLETTTTNIMTVEDPIEYDLSGIGQTQVNERIGMTFARALRSILRQDPDIIMIGEIRDLETAQIAVQASLTGHLVLATLHTNDAASAVTRLTDMGVEPYLLASSLLGVLAQRLVRQLCPVCKEERVEEDGVTHWHPVGCDRCGQSGYAGRRGVYELLLMDDEIRPLIHRNAADAEILAAGRKQGMRTLREDGNRWLATGVTSLEEVLRVTGGD; from the coding sequence GTGAATACGCTGAACGCCGAAGCCGATCGCACGAATCTCGCCCACAACGCTGAAGCGCCGGCCGCAGCGTCGCCGCTCGCGGCCAGGCTCGTGCCTTACAGCTTCGCGCGAACCGGGCAGATACTGCTCGCGCATCAGCATGCGGACAACATCGAGGTTTGGATCAGCGAGCGCACGTCCGACGCCGCGCTCGCGGAAGTCGCGCGCAATTTCGGGGCGCTGTCCATCCAGCGCAAATCCGCCGATGAACTGGCCGCCGCCATCAATTCCGCCTATGCGCGCAACGACGGCAGCGCGGCGCAGGTTGTCGGCGAAGTGGAAGGGGAAGTCGATCTCTCGCGCCTGATGCAGGACATTCCGGAAGTCGAGGACCTGCTGGAATCGGAAGACGACGCGCCGATCATCCGCATGATCAACGCGCTTCTGACGCAGGCGGCGCGCGAACAGGCGTCGGACATACACATAGAGCCGTTCGAGAACGCGTCGGTCGTGCGTTTTCGCGTGGACGGTACGTTGCGCGACGTCGTGCGCCCGAAGAAAGCGCTGCACGGCGCGCTGATCTCGCGGATCAAGATCATGGCGCAGCTCGATATCGCCGAGAAACGTCTGCCGCAGGACGGGCGCATTACCTTGCGTGTGGGCGGGCGTCCGGTCGATGTGCGCGTGTCGACGCTGCCGACCGGACACGGCGAACGCGCGGTGCTGCGTCTGCTCGAAAAAGACGCGCAACGCCTGAACCTCGAAAAGCTCGGCATGGCGCGCGACACGCTCGTGAACTTCGACAAGCTGATCGGCCGTCCGCACGGCATCGTGCTCGTCACCGGGCCGACGGGCTCGGGCAAGACCACGACGCTTTATGCGGCCATGTCGCGGCTTGAGACCACCACCACCAACATCATGACGGTGGAAGATCCGATCGAATACGACTTGTCGGGTATTGGCCAGACGCAGGTGAACGAGCGCATCGGCATGACCTTCGCGCGCGCGCTGCGTTCCATTTTGCGGCAGGACCCGGACATCATCATGATCGGGGAAATTCGCGACCTGGAGACGGCGCAGATCGCGGTGCAGGCGTCGCTCACGGGTCACCTGGTGCTTGCGACCTTGCACACGAACGACGCCGCTTCGGCCGTCACGCGTCTCACCGATATGGGCGTGGAGCCGTATCTGCTCGCATCGTCGCTGCTCGGCGTGCTGGCGCAGCGGCTCGTGCGGCAACTGTGTCCGGTGTGCAAGGAAGAGCGCGTCGAGGAAGACGGCGTGACGCATTGGCATCCGGTGGGCTGCGACCGCTGCGGCCAGTCGGGTTACGCAGGACGCCGCGGCGTCTACGAACTTCTGCTGATGGACGATGAAATCCGTCCGCTGATCCACCGCAACGCCGCCGATGCCGAAATTCTCGCGGCGGGCCGCAAGCAAGGCATGCGCACGCTGCGCGAGGACGGCAACCGCTGGCTCGCGACCGGCGTGACGTCGCTCGAAGAAGTGCTGCGCGTGACGGGCGGAGATTAA